One genomic segment of Gammaproteobacteria bacterium includes these proteins:
- a CDS encoding OmpA family protein — MKLQLGRWVVVGSCVVGLGVAGCSTVNPYTGEKQTAKATSGALIGGVTGAVIGAATGDKEHRKQRVLKGAGIGAIAGGGVGYYMDVQEAKLREKLQNTGVSVTRNGDNIILNMPSAITFDVNSAGLKPDFFSALDSVNLVLKEYESTLVTVAGHTDSTGAADHNMALSQQRAQTVAQYLQNHGVVAERLAAVGYGETHPVASNETADGKARNRRVEITLDPITKQ; from the coding sequence ATGAAGTTGCAGTTGGGTCGTTGGGTAGTAGTAGGGTCCTGTGTAGTAGGGCTTGGGGTGGCGGGTTGCTCGACGGTGAATCCCTACACGGGTGAAAAACAAACAGCCAAGGCGACCAGCGGCGCACTTATCGGTGGTGTGACGGGTGCTGTTATTGGGGCTGCCACGGGGGATAAAGAACATCGCAAGCAACGCGTTCTGAAAGGTGCGGGCATTGGTGCCATCGCTGGCGGTGGTGTGGGTTATTACATGGATGTTCAGGAAGCCAAGCTGCGCGAGAAGCTGCAAAATACAGGTGTCAGTGTGACCCGTAATGGCGACAATATTATTTTGAACATGCCGAGCGCAATTACCTTTGATGTAAACAGTGCCGGATTGAAGCCAGATTTTTTCAGCGCGCTCGATTCTGTGAATCTGGTGTTGAAAGAATATGAATCGACGTTGGTGACAGTTGCAGGGCACACCGATAGCACGGGTGCTGCTGACCACAACATGGCGTTGTCGCAACAGCGGGCGCAGACTGTAGCGCAATACCTGCAAAATCACGGTGTAGTCGCCGAGCGACTGGCGGCGGTGGGTTATGGCGAGACCCATCCCGTAGCCTCTAACGAAACAGCCGATGGCAAGGCCCGTAATCGCCGGGTCGAGATCACGCTCGATCCAATCACCAAGCAGTAA
- a CDS encoding oxygen-independent coproporphyrinogen III oxidase-like protein: MFHFTSLPPLSLYVHIPWCVRKCPYCDFNSHARKVDSGIPEIAYVDALIADLELELPLIWGRKVQTIFVGGGTPSLFSPEALDRLLCGLRARLAFPSTTEITLEANPGTIESGKFHEFRAVGINRLSIGVQSFDDALLQRIGRIHGRREAIRAAEEAHHAGFDNFNLDLMFGLPAQTVAMARKDLDTAIALSPSHLSHYQLTLEPNTQFHAQPPQLPEDDLLWEMQDQCHARLEEAGYGHYEISAFAKPDRQCRHNLNYWQFGDYLGIGAGAHGKISDARSQSIQRSWKLKHPDQYLAAAATEARLGGSNLLTPRDAAFEFMLNALRLIEGVPSHLFQDHTGLPLNIAQETLHKAESKGLIEWDAHRIRPTLQGQRFLNDLLQMFLPEDT, translated from the coding sequence GTGTTTCATTTCACCTCCCTGCCACCGCTATCGCTTTACGTCCATATTCCCTGGTGCGTGCGTAAATGCCCGTATTGCGACTTTAATTCGCATGCGCGCAAGGTTGATAGCGGCATACCTGAAATCGCTTACGTCGATGCCCTGATCGCTGACCTGGAACTGGAATTACCGCTGATCTGGGGCCGCAAGGTGCAAACCATCTTCGTCGGCGGCGGCACCCCCAGCCTGTTCTCGCCCGAGGCGCTGGATCGGCTGCTCTGCGGCCTGCGCGCCCGGCTGGCCTTTCCGTCCACCACCGAAATTACCCTGGAGGCCAACCCAGGCACGATCGAAAGCGGCAAATTTCATGAATTCCGGGCCGTGGGCATCAACCGGCTCTCCATCGGTGTCCAGAGCTTCGATGACGCCCTGCTTCAGCGCATCGGGCGCATCCATGGCCGCCGCGAGGCCATCCGCGCCGCTGAAGAGGCGCACCACGCCGGTTTCGACAACTTCAACCTGGACCTGATGTTCGGCTTGCCTGCACAAACCGTGGCCATGGCCCGTAAAGACCTGGATACCGCCATCGCGCTCAGCCCCAGCCACCTCTCGCATTATCAGCTGACTCTGGAACCCAACACCCAGTTCCACGCCCAGCCGCCCCAATTGCCCGAGGACGACTTGCTATGGGAAATGCAGGATCAGTGTCACGCCCGGCTGGAAGAGGCGGGATACGGTCATTATGAGATCTCGGCCTTCGCCAAGCCTGACCGCCAGTGCCGCCACAATCTCAATTACTGGCAGTTTGGCGATTATCTCGGCATCGGCGCCGGTGCTCATGGCAAAATCAGCGATGCCCGCAGCCAATCGATCCAGCGTTCCTGGAAACTCAAGCACCCGGATCAATACCTGGCGGCCGCAGCCACAGAGGCCCGACTGGGCGGCAGCAACCTGCTCACCCCACGAGATGCCGCCTTTGAATTCATGCTCAACGCCTTGCGCCTGATTGAGGGTGTGCCCAGCCATCTGTTTCAAGATCATACCGGCCTGCCACTGAACATCGCCCAGGAGACGCTGCACAAGGCCGAGTCCAAAGGGCTGATTGAATGGGACGCCCACCGCATTCGGCCTACCCTCCAAGGGCAGCGTTTTCTCAATGATCTGTTGCAGATGTTTTTACCGGAAGACACCTAA
- the serB gene encoding phosphoserine phosphatase SerB: protein MTTLVMQGPELTPAQAQAIADRLNARLEPCARGHFRAQIINTIDADTLNRLSQEYHADLNLLADSFDPTTVRLVISDMDSTLINIECIDEIADFAGIKPQVSAITEATMHGELNFEQSLTKRVGLLTGLDAGALDHVYRERLRPNPGAETMIAGLHAKGVKVALVSGGFTYFTEQLKTQLKLDYARGNTLDIIDNKLTGKILGNIVGAEGKRDFLLELCSTLDITPKQAIAIGDGANDLIMMKEAGLSIAYHAKPKVQAQAHTVLNHCGLEGVLSLLNLPH from the coding sequence ATGACAACATTGGTGATGCAAGGCCCGGAATTGACTCCCGCTCAGGCGCAAGCGATTGCTGATCGCCTTAATGCACGACTCGAACCGTGCGCCCGCGGCCATTTTCGTGCTCAGATTATCAATACCATCGATGCTGACACACTCAATCGCCTGAGCCAGGAATATCACGCTGACTTAAACCTGCTGGCTGACAGTTTTGATCCGACTACGGTGCGCCTAGTAATCTCGGACATGGACTCAACCCTGATCAACATCGAGTGCATTGATGAAATCGCGGACTTTGCTGGCATCAAACCCCAGGTCTCCGCCATCACCGAAGCCACCATGCACGGCGAGCTGAATTTTGAACAATCACTGACCAAACGCGTGGGGCTGCTGACCGGACTTGATGCCGGCGCGCTTGATCATGTCTATCGCGAACGGCTGCGCCCCAATCCCGGCGCCGAAACCATGATCGCCGGCCTGCATGCCAAAGGCGTCAAAGTCGCACTGGTTTCGGGTGGCTTTACCTACTTTACCGAACAACTCAAGACACAACTCAAGCTGGATTACGCGCGCGGTAACACGCTCGACATTATTGACAACAAACTTACAGGCAAGATACTGGGCAACATTGTCGGCGCCGAAGGCAAACGCGATTTCCTGCTCGAACTCTGCTCGACGCTAGACATTACTCCGAAACAAGCCATTGCAATAGGCGACGGCGCCAATGATCTCATCATGATGAAAGAAGCCGGACTCAGCATTGCCTACCACGCCAAACCCAAGGTCCAAGCTCAAGCCCATACAGTACTGAATCATTGCGGACTGGAGGGTGTATTGAGCCTGCTCAACCTACCGCACTAA
- a CDS encoding DoxX family protein, whose product MKVAVNPVFHAWQYVAKVLDWLAPLAFLLLRVWVAWAFFKSGYLKITSWDTTLYLFENEYAVPLLSPLYAAYLGTFIELVMPVLLVIGLLARPAALLLFMFNIMAVISYPDLDPAAATDHQAWGVVLLLLATAGVGRWSCDQWSSRRIKAFAI is encoded by the coding sequence ATGAAAGTAGCTGTTAATCCTGTTTTTCATGCGTGGCAATATGTCGCCAAAGTTCTGGACTGGCTGGCACCGCTGGCATTTTTATTATTGCGTGTGTGGGTGGCGTGGGCGTTTTTCAAATCGGGTTATCTGAAAATTACCAGTTGGGATACCACACTTTATCTTTTTGAGAACGAATATGCAGTGCCATTACTTTCGCCACTCTATGCGGCCTATCTTGGAACGTTTATCGAATTGGTGATGCCTGTATTGCTGGTAATTGGCTTGCTGGCGCGGCCTGCTGCATTGCTGTTGTTTATGTTCAATATTATGGCCGTAATCAGTTATCCGGATCTTGATCCTGCTGCCGCGACCGATCATCAGGCTTGGGGTGTAGTTTTACTGTTATTGGCAACGGCTGGGGTTGGCCGTTGGTCGTGTGATCAGTGGTCAAGTCGTAGAATTAAAGCATTTGCAATATAA
- a CDS encoding putative DNA-binding domain-containing protein encodes MHSLRDLQLEMGQLIVVRQLNAVPDELISDHFSSRERLTVYRNNFVLGHHEALAAVYPVIKRLGGEAFFGALAEAYRQHDPRTSANVHAYGVTLAEFLKDFLPAKALPYLSDIARLEWAYHEVFHAGINAEASLVLNAAEMNDDGVLIPHPALRWLESQYPVLEIWQQHRRDELEEIDLGSGGDRLLIYRTDFDVEIVRLGVSEYALVTALAGGVPVGEVFTAYADQTDVATVMAFCLSRRIFIGLKQRGKADESSC; translated from the coding sequence ATGCACTCACTGCGTGATTTACAACTCGAAATGGGTCAACTGATTGTGGTGCGGCAGCTGAATGCGGTGCCGGATGAACTGATAAGCGATCACTTCTCCAGCCGCGAGCGGTTGACCGTATACCGCAATAATTTTGTGCTCGGGCATCATGAGGCGCTGGCCGCTGTGTATCCCGTCATAAAACGGTTAGGGGGGGAGGCCTTCTTTGGGGCATTGGCAGAGGCTTATCGGCAACATGATCCACGCACCAGCGCCAATGTGCATGCCTACGGTGTGACGCTGGCGGAGTTTCTGAAAGATTTTCTTCCGGCCAAAGCACTTCCCTATTTGTCAGATATCGCGCGGCTGGAGTGGGCCTATCACGAAGTTTTTCATGCGGGCATTAATGCTGAAGCAAGCTTGGTTTTGAATGCAGCTGAGATGAACGATGATGGTGTACTGATACCGCATCCCGCCCTGCGCTGGCTTGAGTCACAGTACCCGGTGCTGGAAATATGGCAACAACATCGCCGGGATGAACTTGAGGAAATCGATCTTGGCAGTGGCGGTGATCGGTTACTGATCTATCGCACTGATTTTGATGTCGAGATCGTCCGGTTAGGAGTGTCCGAATATGCGCTAGTAACGGCCTTGGCGGGTGGTGTGCCAGTGGGTGAGGTATTTACTGCTTATGCGGATCAGACGGATGTGGCGACTGTCATGGCCTTTTGTCTGTCGCGCCGGATTTTTATTGGTTTAAAACAGAGGGGGAAAGCTGATGAAAGTAGCTGTTAA
- a CDS encoding DUF692 domain-containing protein: MVTQHRNPRSRVAHPIPACAGIGLRAEHYEDILHAHPDVGWLEVHSENYFGERGRPWQILGQIREHYPVSLHGVGLSLGSTDPLDEVHLKQLKRLIEYIEPGLISEHVSWSSVQGHHFHDLLPLPYTEEALMHLAGRVTQAQEILGRQILMENLSSYVRYAHSTMSEWEFLSELVIRSGCGLLLDVNNVYVSAINHRFDPKTYLNNIVPGVVGEIHLAGHTRKLRDAATFIIDTHDQPVSKEVWDLYEHAVARFAGIPVLIEWDAVLPPLPVLVAEAQRAQHIMDGCYALTA, translated from the coding sequence ATGGTGACGCAACATCGAAACCCCAGGTCTCGGGTTGCACATCCGATCCCGGCGTGCGCCGGGATCGGTCTTCGGGCCGAGCATTATGAGGACATTTTGCATGCACATCCCGATGTCGGCTGGCTGGAAGTGCATAGTGAGAATTATTTTGGCGAGCGTGGGCGGCCGTGGCAGATACTGGGGCAGATTCGTGAACATTATCCAGTCAGTCTTCACGGAGTAGGATTGTCGCTAGGTTCGACCGATCCGCTGGATGAGGTTCATTTAAAACAACTCAAGCGTTTGATCGAGTATATTGAGCCCGGCTTGATCTCGGAGCATGTGTCATGGTCATCAGTACAAGGCCATCATTTCCATGATTTACTGCCGTTGCCGTATACCGAAGAGGCGTTGATGCATCTCGCGGGCCGGGTCACGCAGGCCCAGGAGATTCTTGGCCGCCAAATTCTGATGGAAAATCTGTCAAGTTATGTGCGCTACGCACATTCAACCATGAGTGAATGGGAATTTCTTTCCGAGCTGGTGATCCGTAGCGGTTGCGGGTTATTGCTGGACGTTAATAATGTGTATGTCAGCGCCATCAATCATCGGTTCGATCCGAAAACGTATTTGAACAATATCGTGCCAGGCGTTGTCGGTGAGATACATTTAGCCGGCCACACCAGGAAGTTGCGCGACGCGGCGACCTTTATTATCGATACCCACGACCAGCCAGTATCGAAAGAGGTCTGGGATTTGTATGAGCACGCAGTTGCCCGTTTTGCGGGCATTCCGGTGTTAATTGAATGGGACGCCGTCTTGCCGCCGCTGCCGGTGTTGGTGGCCGAAGCACAGCGCGCACAACACATTATGGATGGGTGTTATGCACTCACTGCGTGA
- a CDS encoding DUF2282 domain-containing protein: protein MGNRKSSVQAIMASAIALSLMGASASALAAKDDMEKCYGIVKAGKNDCKTSTNSCVGHAEKDADPNAFLVVPKGTCDKIVNSSAKPKA from the coding sequence ATGGGTAATCGTAAATCTTCAGTTCAAGCAATTATGGCATCGGCCATCGCATTAAGCCTGATGGGTGCGTCTGCATCGGCCCTGGCAGCCAAGGATGACATGGAGAAATGCTACGGTATTGTCAAAGCAGGCAAAAACGATTGCAAGACCTCGACCAATTCCTGTGTCGGTCACGCCGAGAAAGATGCCGACCCAAATGCATTTCTTGTCGTACCGAAGGGGACATGCGACAAGATCGTTAATAGCAGTGCCAAACCGAAGGCTTAA
- a CDS encoding beta-propeller fold lactonase family protein produces the protein MDIKRYFLGSATAAIFLLGSFGAQAHSGGAAYTMTNAPEDNRIVVFSRDAQGILIKTDAVSTGGKGSGGGLDPLASQGSLVLADEGKWLLAVNAGSNDISVFRVKNDGIELSDRTGSGGSFPVSVTVSEHIVYVLNNGVPANITGFRLSDHGQLVPLPDSTRALGSGSFGQVAFDAQRKSLVVTDKANNRLLVYRTREHGLPDVTPVVSASAGNVPFGVAFDRVGHLLAVEAGSNAVSSYDLLRDGSLQTITASAANGQIATCWIVVNQRGDVITTNPGTHSLSAFHVDAQTGAVTLLNGLAGAGDRPLDIDVSKDGRFVYAVDPANGGVDMFKIEHDGSLTGMGNVDGGLPLFAQGMAVR, from the coding sequence ATGGACATTAAAAGATATTTTCTAGGGAGCGCGACAGCGGCGATATTCCTGTTAGGATCGTTCGGCGCGCAGGCTCATTCAGGAGGCGCGGCATATACCATGACTAACGCGCCTGAAGATAACCGGATCGTTGTTTTTAGCCGTGATGCGCAAGGAATTCTCATTAAAACAGATGCGGTCTCTACGGGTGGCAAAGGTTCCGGAGGCGGCTTGGATCCGTTGGCGTCTCAAGGATCGCTGGTGCTCGCTGACGAGGGTAAATGGTTGCTGGCCGTTAACGCGGGAAGCAACGATATTTCTGTGTTCCGCGTGAAGAATGATGGTATCGAGTTGAGTGACAGAACCGGTTCCGGCGGCAGTTTTCCGGTGAGTGTGACCGTTTCGGAACATATCGTTTATGTGCTCAACAACGGTGTCCCCGCGAATATTACAGGTTTCCGGTTGAGCGATCATGGGCAGTTGGTGCCACTGCCGGATTCCACGCGTGCGTTGGGCTCGGGCTCCTTTGGTCAGGTTGCATTCGATGCGCAGAGAAAGTCGCTGGTGGTCACCGATAAAGCCAATAACAGATTGTTGGTATATCGCACGCGTGAGCATGGCTTGCCGGATGTCACGCCTGTGGTCTCGGCATCCGCCGGCAACGTCCCCTTTGGTGTTGCTTTTGACAGGGTAGGGCATCTGCTGGCGGTGGAGGCAGGCAGTAATGCAGTGTCGTCTTATGATCTGCTGCGCGACGGCAGCTTGCAAACCATTACCGCATCAGCAGCTAACGGCCAGATCGCAACATGCTGGATCGTTGTGAACCAGCGGGGCGATGTCATTACCACCAATCCCGGTACGCACTCCTTATCGGCCTTTCACGTTGATGCGCAGACGGGTGCCGTGACATTGCTGAATGGTTTGGCCGGGGCCGGTGATCGGCCGCTTGATATTGATGTGTCCAAGGACGGCCGTTTTGTTTACGCCGTAGATCCGGCGAACGGTGGTGTAGACATGTTCAAGATCGAGCACGACGGCAGTTTGACCGGTATGGGCAATGTCGATGGCGGTTTGCCGTTGTTTGCGCAAGGTATGGCGGTGCGCTAA
- a CDS encoding zf-HC2 domain-containing protein, with amino-acid sequence MFKCRDIHDHASDYLEKRLSLWGRIQFRWHLFICVHCRNFIRQMRTTVSTLAGLKKSPDSGAIDNQVALLLRQRQSSSSKSTSKKDQ; translated from the coding sequence ATGTTTAAGTGCCGGGATATTCATGACCACGCCAGTGACTACCTGGAAAAACGCCTCTCCTTATGGGGGAGGATTCAATTCCGCTGGCACCTGTTTATCTGCGTTCATTGCCGCAACTTCATTCGTCAGATGCGAACCACTGTCAGTACGCTGGCGGGCTTGAAGAAATCTCCAGACAGCGGCGCCATTGATAATCAGGTGGCCTTGCTGCTGCGCCAGCGCCAATCCTCCTCCTCGAAGTCCACTTCGAAAAAAGATCAGTAA
- a CDS encoding sigma-70 family RNA polymerase sigma factor: MDDGELITRLLAGDEEAFRHVVGEYHGLMQHVARAIIGSEFAEEIVQDAWLAVIQALPQFERRASLKTWILQIVGNLAKTRLRRERRSVAVGDAADIELVAAAAGQMFQPDGHWVEPPGHWHQDTPELMLASEQLRAVIDCTLVALPEVQRTVLTLRDVEGLEMDEICNILELSESNSRVLLHRARLRLWQAIDQFQRGEAG; the protein is encoded by the coding sequence ATGGATGACGGCGAATTAATTACCAGATTACTGGCGGGCGACGAGGAGGCATTCCGGCACGTCGTTGGCGAGTATCATGGACTGATGCAGCATGTGGCGCGCGCCATTATCGGTAGCGAGTTTGCCGAAGAAATCGTGCAGGATGCCTGGCTGGCCGTGATCCAGGCCCTGCCTCAGTTTGAACGGCGTGCCAGTCTTAAGACCTGGATTCTGCAAATTGTCGGCAATCTGGCCAAAACGCGTCTGCGCCGCGAGCGGCGTTCGGTCGCTGTCGGGGATGCCGCAGATATTGAGTTGGTCGCCGCAGCCGCTGGCCAGATGTTTCAGCCGGATGGTCACTGGGTGGAACCGCCCGGCCACTGGCATCAAGATACCCCGGAACTGATGTTGGCCAGTGAACAATTACGGGCAGTGATCGATTGTACGCTTGTTGCGTTGCCGGAAGTGCAACGGACGGTGTTGACGCTGCGCGATGTTGAGGGGCTGGAGATGGATGAAATTTGTAATATTCTGGAGCTTTCCGAGTCTAATAGTCGAGTGTTGTTGCATCGCGCCCGCTTGCGACTGTGGCAGGCCATCGATCAATTTCAGCGCGGCGAGGCTGGCTAA
- the trmB gene encoding tRNA (guanosine(46)-N7)-methyltransferase TrmB, which yields MPNSNRPLRTVRSFVRRIGRTTAAQQRALDEMWPRVGLEPGATPLNFIEIYGRSAPLTLEIGFGMGDALAPLAATHPEQDFLGIEVHRPGVGRLLSRLGEQGSTNVRVLCADAVDILQTRIPDQSFDRVLIFFPDPWHKKKHHKRRLIQPDFIQLLRRKLKVNGVLHLATDWQDYAEWMMDVLNAAEGFENLAGAGQCAERPDYRPVTKFESRGQRLGHGIWDLLFKKIS from the coding sequence ATGCCCAATAGCAATCGTCCCCTCCGCACCGTCCGCAGTTTTGTCCGTCGCATTGGCCGCACCACGGCAGCACAACAGCGTGCCCTGGATGAAATGTGGCCACGCGTTGGCCTGGAACCAGGTGCGACGCCATTAAATTTTATTGAAATATATGGCCGCTCCGCACCGCTCACGTTGGAGATTGGTTTTGGTATGGGTGATGCGCTGGCACCATTGGCGGCGACGCATCCCGAGCAGGATTTTCTCGGTATTGAAGTGCATCGGCCAGGTGTTGGCCGTTTGCTGTCCAGGCTGGGTGAGCAAGGCAGTACCAATGTGCGCGTGCTTTGTGCCGACGCCGTCGATATTCTGCAAACACGGATTCCGGATCAATCGTTCGATCGAGTGCTGATTTTCTTTCCTGATCCCTGGCATAAAAAAAAGCATCACAAACGGCGGCTGATTCAGCCCGATTTTATTCAGTTATTGCGGCGTAAGCTCAAAGTCAACGGCGTGTTGCATCTGGCGACGGACTGGCAGGATTATGCTGAGTGGATGATGGATGTATTAAATGCGGCTGAAGGTTTCGAAAATCTCGCTGGTGCCGGTCAATGTGCCGAGCGACCGGATTACCGACCTGTCACCAAATTTGAAAGCCGAGGCCAGCGGCTGGGGCATGGCATCTGGGATTTGCTGTTTAAAAAGATTTCATGA
- a CDS encoding thiazole synthase, translated as MTDTAQLTREETTAANDPLIVAGKAYQSRLLVGTGKYRDMEETRRAVEASGAEIITVAIRRTNIGQNPNEPSLLDVLPPSRYTYLPNTAGCYSAEDAIRTCRLARELLDGHDLVKLEVLGDEKTLFPNVMATLKAAEVLIKDGFKVMVYTSDDLIVAKELEAMGCVAVMPLGAPIGSGLGIRNPYNIRFIVEELKVPVLVDAGVGTASDAAVAMELGCDGVLMNTAIAAAKNPILMASAMKKAVEAGRESFLAGRMPRKLYASASSPVEGAFF; from the coding sequence ATGACTGACACAGCACAACTTACGCGCGAAGAAACGACTGCCGCGAACGATCCGTTAATTGTGGCCGGCAAGGCCTATCAATCGCGCCTGTTGGTGGGTACCGGCAAATATCGTGACATGGAAGAAACGCGCCGTGCTGTTGAAGCCAGTGGTGCAGAAATCATCACCGTCGCCATTCGCCGTACCAACATCGGCCAGAATCCAAATGAACCAAGTCTGCTCGATGTGTTGCCGCCGAGCCGCTACACCTATCTGCCCAATACCGCCGGTTGTTACAGCGCTGAGGATGCGATCCGCACCTGTCGCTTGGCGCGTGAATTGCTCGATGGCCACGATCTGGTGAAGCTGGAAGTCTTGGGTGATGAGAAGACATTATTTCCCAATGTGATGGCGACCCTGAAAGCTGCGGAAGTGCTGATCAAGGATGGTTTTAAGGTCATGGTCTATACTTCGGATGATTTGATCGTCGCCAAGGAATTGGAAGCGATGGGTTGTGTGGCCGTCATGCCGCTCGGCGCGCCGATCGGTTCCGGACTGGGGATACGCAATCCCTACAACATCCGCTTCATCGTTGAAGAATTGAAAGTACCGGTGTTGGTCGATGCGGGTGTCGGCACTGCTTCAGATGCTGCAGTCGCCATGGAACTTGGTTGTGATGGTGTGTTGATGAATACCGCGATCGCCGCTGCAAAAAATCCCATATTAATGGCCTCGGCGATGAAAAAAGCGGTCGAAGCCGGGCGTGAATCATTCCTCGCGGGACGTATGCCACGCAAGCTATACGCCAGTGCCTCGTCGCCAGTGGAGGGAGCTTTTTTCTAA
- the thiS gene encoding sulfur carrier protein ThiS, translating into MEIVVNGVPRQVAEDYTVANLIADMGLQGRRLAVEVNLEIVPRSLHAAQRFSSGDKVEIVHAIGGG; encoded by the coding sequence ATGGAAATTGTTGTGAATGGAGTGCCTCGGCAGGTGGCTGAGGATTACACCGTCGCCAATTTGATTGCGGACATGGGGTTGCAAGGACGGCGACTGGCAGTGGAGGTTAATCTCGAGATTGTGCCGCGCAGTCTTCATGCCGCGCAGCGGTTTTCTTCCGGAGACAAGGTTGAAATCGTGCATGCCATTGGCGGCGGATAA
- a CDS encoding host attachment protein, whose product MNNYCVVVTDGARARFFLLESGQVAKGGPNLIEKSDLINPEGVASGAELFSDTRPGRVMAPDGGGGQSFDDHRSQHHEENERRFAKKIAETALKAVGDQKAKHLVLVADKRMLGYLRGAFTASPKAGLEISEVPKNLTKLAPQELHEHLALEQVLPQRRSL is encoded by the coding sequence ATGAATAACTATTGCGTAGTCGTGACCGACGGTGCCAGGGCCCGTTTTTTTCTCCTCGAATCCGGGCAAGTGGCCAAGGGTGGCCCCAACCTCATCGAAAAGAGCGATCTGATCAACCCGGAAGGTGTCGCGTCGGGGGCGGAGTTATTCAGCGACACCCGGCCAGGCAGGGTGATGGCGCCAGACGGTGGTGGTGGCCAAAGTTTTGACGATCACCGCAGTCAGCACCACGAGGAGAACGAACGGCGTTTCGCCAAAAAGATAGCGGAGACTGCATTGAAAGCAGTGGGGGATCAAAAGGCGAAGCACTTGGTGCTGGTGGCGGACAAGCGGATGTTGGGTTATTTGCGCGGCGCGTTCACCGCGTCGCCAAAGGCCGGGCTGGAGATCAGCGAAGTGCCCAAGAATTTGACCAAACTGGCGCCCCAGGAATTGCATGAGCATCTGGCACTGGAGCAGGTTTTGCCGCAGCGCCGTAGTTTGTAA